The Actinomyces lilanjuaniae genome segment CCGGCTCTCTCAGCGCCTAGGGGAGCTGCGCCAGGCCCTGCGCCGCCTGGGGGAGGAGTCCCAGGAGCAGGCCAGTGCGCCCCAGCCAGCCCAGGGCGGCCAGACCTGGCGCGAGGTGGACGCCCTGGTCCTGGAGTGCGCCGAGCAGCTGCGTCCGCTGCACGGTCAGGTTGAGGAGCTGCGTGGCGACATCGACTCGGTGCGCTTCGCCATCGCGCTCATGCGCCTGCACAATCTGGCTGCCGGCTTCTTCGCCCTCCAGCTCCTGGAGGGCGACGACGAGCTGGGCGCCAACGACGCCGTGGGCTCCCTGGTCGAGCTGTGCACCGCCCTGGAGGCCGGGGCGGCGTCGCTGACGCGGCGGCTCGACCTCCTGTCCGCCCGCAGCGACCTGGTAGCCGAGGAGCTTGAGGCGGTGGCCGGCTCGCTCGCTGCGACCACAGCACCCCTGGCAGAGCTGCTGCGGGCAGCAGGTAGCACCATCGGGCCGGACGGGAGCGGGACCGCTGCCCCAGGAGGGTATGACGGGGACAACGAGGACGACGGGGACGCTGTGGCTGCCGTGCGCGCCCTGGCAGGTGACGGGTTCCCTCAGGCGCGCGACCTCGCGGACCTGGCGGGCCGGGTACGCGACCTGGACCTGCCCTACCAGGAGGAGCGAGTCGATGCCCGTCTGGAGGAGGTTCGTGCCGCCCTGGCCGAGCTGGGGGCCTGAGCCCGGATGCTGGGAGCCTGGGCTGGGCTGGGGCATGAGCCCGGGCTAGCCTGAGTCCGAGCCAGCTCGACCAGCACCTCGGCGTGGTCAGTGTGGGGGAACATGTCGAACAGGCGGGCGCGCCGCACGCGCAGGGACGGCATCTGCCCCAGGTCGGCTGCCAGGCTCGCCGGGCTGCAGGAGGAGTAGAGCACACGGGGCACGCCGCAGGCCTCAATGCGCCGGGCCAGGTCGGGGCCGAGGCCGCGCCGGGGAGGGTTGACCACCAGCAGGTGCGAGCCCTCGCCTTCGGCGGCGGGTCCCTCCAGCAGGTCCAGGGCGCGGGCGTCACCGGAGTCAAACCGCACCGTGCCCGGGTCCAGCCGCATGAGCCTGGCCGAGTCGCGCGCCCCGCTGACGGCCGCCTCGGAGACCTCCACCCCCTGGACCCGGCGCCCAGGCCCGGCCAGCGCCAGGGCAAACCCGCCGACCCCGCAGAACAGGTCCTGGACACGGGCTGGGGGCTGCCCGGCTGCCCCGCCCGGCCCGATGTCCTCGGCCCAGTCGCGCGCCGTGGCGTACAGGGTCTGGGCCACAGCGGTGTTGGTCTGGAAGAAGGAGCGCGGGGGCAGATGGAGCAGCAGCTCGTGGGGGCGGGCCTGGCCGCCCGGCGCGTCGCTGCCCGACGGGCGGGCCTGAGCCGCCGTGGCTCCCGGTGGTGGCAGCCGCAGGCGCATGAGAAGGCGGTCCTCCTCAGTCAGCACTATCTCGTCAGGCCCCTCAATGACCGCCTGGTGCACCGGCTGGATGTTGACGCTGGCCACCGCCAGCTGGGGCAGCCGACGGCGCAGGTCCGGCAGGGCGTCACGCAGGTCGCTGACGTGGCGGGAGGATCGCAGGACAAAGCGGACCATAAGGTCCTCGTCGGGCGAGGCCGTCACCAGGACGTGCTTGAGCTCCCCGCGGCGCCCGGGGACATCGTAGGGGGCGATCCCCGTGCCAGTCACCAGATCCGCCAGGACGGGCAGGGCGTCGCGGACGGCGGGCACGTGCAGGGGGCAGGACCTCAAGTCGGTGCCGCGGCCGACGGCGTCGAGGATTCCCAGGGTGGGGTGGCGCGAGGTCCCGGCCACCACCATCTTGGCCTTGTTGCGGAAGTGGGTGGGGCTGCTGGGGCAGGGTGGCTGCCACGCGCCAGCGGGAACGTAGTCCTTCAGCAGAGCGGCCACCCGGGCCTGCTTGGCCTCCAGCTGGTCTCCCGGTGGCGTGTCCAGATGGGGGCAGGAGCCGCACCGGCCCTCGTCGTGGAGCACGCACAGTGACGGCTGGTGTCTCACCATAATTTCCTCAGCGTCCTTCTGGGTGTCCCCCCGGCCTCGCAGCGAGCCAGCGCTCCCGGTAGCCGGTCTCGTGGAGGTTCCAGATACGAGCAGGCACACCGGTGACCTCCTCAAGCCGCAGCGCCATCTCGCGGCTGAGCGGGACCTCCCCGTGAAGAATCCTGCTCACGTGCCTGCGGCTCACACCGAGCCTGCGGGAGAGCTCGGCGGCGCTGACCCCCTGGTCCTCCATCCACTCCTCGACAAAGTCGCCGGTAGGCACGACGTAGTTGGGACGCTGAGTCAAGACTGTTCTCCTCGGGGACGACGAGCCCTCGGCTGGCGCTGAGCCGAGCAGGTCACACTAGATAGCGATCCAGATAGCGGATCTAAGCGTACGTACCAGGTATTCGCAACTACGCCCCGGGTGGGTGGGACTGCTGTTCCTCGTTGGGGCGGCTGGGTCCCACAGAGCCGCTTGTCGGACTCGAACCGACGACCTGCTGTTTACAAGACAGCTGCTCTACCAGCTGAGCTAAAGCGGCGGGCGCCTGGTGGCGCAGGACAGTCTGTCACAGGCTGCCCCGCAGGGGAAGCGGCGCTCCGTGAGCCGCCGGGATGCTCCCCCAGCCCTCGGGGTCCAGGGGTGGGCCGTGGGTCCCAGAACACATCGGGTGCACGCTGCCTCCTCAAGGCCAGCGCCCCTGGTTCTGGATTCTGCTTGCTGGGGCTTGGTGGGCGGTACACCGCCGACGTACCGGCGCCAGGACCTAGCGTCTTCTCTCAGGGCGACCGTTTCCTCAGCGCGCCCACCGCGCCCGCAGAGAGTTCGCGTACAGGCGCAGCTCGTCCACCACCGTGGTCTCCAGCACGTCGGTGGCCGCGCTGCCCGGCGTCGTCGAGCACAGCCACTGGAGCTGGAGGCCGTCGGACAGGGCGACGAGCGTGCGCGCCACCAGCCGGGAGGGCATCTGCGGGTCCACGGTGCCAGCCTGCTTGCCCGCCTCGAAGCAGGCCTCAAAGAGCCCCACGGCGCTGCCCAGGTGGGCGGCCATCCAGGCGTGGGCCGGGTGGCTGGCGTCCAGGACCGACACCGAGGTCGCCGTGTAGATCGCGGCCAGCTCGCGGGACTGAGCGCTGCGGTGCAGGAGGTCGATGTAGCGCTCCAGCTGGTGCCAGGGGTCGGCCGACCCCTCGGCCTGGGCCAGGAAGTCAGCAACGTCGCGCTGGTCCCGGCGCTCCAGGACCCTGGTGAACAGCTCCTCCTTGGAGGAGAAGTGGTGGAGGACACCCGCCTTGGAGATGTCGGCAGCCGCGGCGACATCGGCCAGGGAGGTGCCCGCGTAGCCGCGGGAGCCGAACAGCGTGACGGCCTCGGTGAGGATGCGCTCGCGCTTGTCCTCGCTGCCGGCCTTGGGCCTGCCGGGACCGCGCCTGCGTGAGGGACCCGCCTCGCCAGGAGGGGTGTCTGGGCTGCTCATACCTGCATCATGGCACTGCTGGCCCTGGTGCGGCACCTCCGACCCCGCTTACCTTTGTGACAGTGTTCCCGTGACAGGAACGTGATCCTGGTATAGGTTTGGTCCTGGTCCCGGCGCAGACGCCGGTCCTCGCACTGCCAGCCCGAGGGAGGCCCAGATGCCCGCCGAGCCCCGCGACGCCCGTGAAGCCGTTGTCCGTGACGCCGTTGCCCCAGACGCCCGCCCCGCCCCTGCCAGCGGCGGCACCTGCGCTGGCAGCGCCCGTCGGGGCCTAGCGGCCGTGGTGGCGGCGGTGCTCCTGGCCTCAGGGGGCGTGGTGGCCTGCTCCTCCGGCCAGGACCCCGACATCCCCGCCCTGGAGGAGGCCGCCTCCGCGACGCCCGGGGCCTCCCAGGAGACCACCGCTGAGAGCGGGGCCGCAGCCGAGGACGCGGCCACTGCGTCAGCTGGCAGCGAGGACGGGACGGAAGACGCGGACGGCACCCAGGCCCCGGAGCAGGCCTCTGCCCAGGCCAGCCCGCCCGATCCCAGCGAGGTCACCGCGCAGTCCCTGTCCGACCCCGCCACCGGCTACACGATGGTCTCCGTGCCAGACGGCCTGGACCAGGCCCAGGCGGAGGTGCTGCTGGCCTTCGTGGCCTATGACCGCGCCACCTGGGAGGCTCTTCGCGACATGGACGGCCTGGAGGAGGTCGAGGCCACCACCACCGGCAGCGCCCTGGAGTCCTACACCGAGTCCTACAACGGGTACGCCGAGGCCGACCAGCACCTTGACGGCACCTTCTCAATGACTGTGGAGTCGGTGGAACTGATCTCAGACTATCGCATGGCCATGGTGGGAGCCTGCGGGGACTACCGAGAAGTAACACGTCTGTCCTCCTCAGGAGAGGACCAGACCCCGGACGAGTTCAACCAAGTCTACAGCGTGAACTACACGCTGACCTACAGCATCGAGGGGTGGAAGGTCTCGTCCCGGTCAGAGTCGGGGGTGAACTGGTGCTGACCCCACATCCCAGAAAGGGCTCTGACCACCTGAGCAGACCTGGGCGGGGCCGGCGTGGCCACAGCCGGGCGGCCCGGTGGGGGCAGCGTCGGCTGGCGACCCTCCTCCTAGCCGTCGTACTGGCAGTCACGGGCCTGCCCGCCGTCACCACCGCAGCAGACCAGCCGTCGGGTGAGGGGAGCGGGGCGCCCGGCTCAGCGGCAGCCAGCCAGTCCTCCGACGGTGGCGCGCAGGTCACGGTGTCGGTGTCCTATACCCAGGCCCAGGCGGGCTCCGAGGGCACCGGGGGTAGCCCGGTCACAACATCCACCCAGGTGGAGACCACCGTGCTGCCCGTGTGCTGGTTCGAGGAGGGAAATACCGGCCAGGAGACTGCCGAGTTCCTGGAGAGGATCGCTACCAGGGATGACGCTGCCAGCATCGTCATGGACTACCGCAACTGGGAGGACCACGCCGAGGACGCCCAGGGCCACTGGTATCTCCCCACCTGTGAGAGGAACAGGTGGGAGGGTGACGACGACCAGGACTTCATCGACCTCGTCACCTCCTTCATGGAGGACAACCCCCCGGTCTACGTGGAGGCCGAGGAGGCGCCTCCCGAGCCCCCGGTGGACGGGGCCACCCTGGCTGCCGCAGCCTGGGACGCGGTGGACATACCCGTGCCAGAGGTAGGCCACAACCCCTCCCTGGGAGAGGGAGGCGCGACCCTGGTGGGCTGGTACACCTGGGTGTGGGCCGCCGGGGACACACCCACCCAGGTCACCGCCACCGCCACCGCCGGACCAGTGACCGCCACCGTCACCGCCACCGCCACCGGCCTGGACCTGTCCGCCCCCGACGCCCAGGTGGACTGCCACGGCTTCGGCACACCCTGGAACCAGGGCGCCGAGGGCACCGACTGCACCGTGGTGTTCACCCGCAGCTCGGCCCACCTGGGCGGGACCACGCCCCTGACCACCTCCGTCCGCTACGAGGTCTCCTATACCGCCACCGACGGCGCCGCCGACACCCTGGACACCGTGACTACCACCAGCACCCACGACATCCCTGTCGCCGAGGTCCAGACCCTCACCACCAACCCCGACTAGAAACCCGGAAACACCACCGCCTGCGCTACCGGGGGTCCCGGCCCCGGGGGGCGTCAGGAAGCAGCTGCGGAGGAATCCGACGGACTGACACCCGGGGAGGCCGACCCCGGGCCAGCAGGATCGACGACGCAGTCACATTCTCACCCTCTGACCCACCACGACGCACCACACCAGCGGCACGCGCCAGACCCCTCTGCACACCACCACGACCGCGCACGAGAACAGCCCCCCTAGCCCTTAGCCCTTAGTCCTTGTTGATGGTGATGTCACCGGGGTCACCGCCCGGCTCGCCGTCAGCCCCCAGCACCAGCTCGGAGGCGATACTCCTCCCCTCGTATACAGCATTTGACAAGTTGTCAAGAATATCGTCCTCGTCGAGGTCAGCGACATCATCGGAGTGACCCCACTCACGCACCGCCGAGACCACGTCGTCACTGGGAGCAGCAGGCAGGTCAACCACCGGCCCCTGGCCCGAGCCCGGCTCGTGGTACCACGGGTACGGCTCATCGTTCGCCGGGTCCACGAAGTTCTCCGGGGCCAGGGCCTCCTGCGGCACCAGCCCGCCGTTGGCCGCCTCCGCGTAGGCGTAGGCCTCCAGCAGGCTCCGACTACCAGCAGTCGGTCCTTCCAGGTCCGCCACGGTGGCCCCGGGCAGGCCACCCACACGCACCGGCCCACCCAGGACGGCACCCTCCTGCACCACCAGGGGCGCAGCCACCTCCGCACCGGCACCACCACTGCGGCCACCCACCACCGTGGTAAACACAGCCCGCCCCAGGTACTGCACCCCCCAGAACTCCTCCATCTCCTCCTCACCCGCACCACCAGCCTCCAGCTCCGCCCCACGCACCGACCCCACAGCCCCCAGGAACGACCGGACCGCACCCACCCGGTAGTACACCCCCTCCAGACCCTCAGCACTGCCACCACGCGCCGCCTGGCTGGCCAAACCAGACGCCACCGTCACCACCGCGTCACGGTCCTCCACCACCCGGTACACCACAGACGCCACCACACCCTGCTGCTCACCCACACCACCGTCCAGCCCCAGCGCCTCACCAGCACCCCGCCCCAGGGCCACACCCACCACCTCCGGCGCACAGTTGGCCACCACCACAGCCACCTGGCGCCTGACCTCCCCGAGAACCGACCCACAGGAACCCCACCAAACAGCCCCATCACCCGACCAGACACCCACAAGGCACGCGCCCGCACCACCGGGTCCGCGTCACCACGCAACGACGACACCACAGCCCCCACCCCAGCCAGAGCCTCCAGACCCTCAGACCCCCACCCCCGCGACGACAGCCCATCCCACCGCTCCACAGCAGCACCCGACGCAACCCACACACCACCGCCCGCACCAGCCTCCCCGTCAGCACCAGCCGAAGCACCCCCCGTCGCAGCCGACGCAGCCGACGTGGCCTCCTCAGCCCCAGCCGAAGCACCCGCCCCCGCCTCCTGGGCAGGCCCCTCCGGAGCCAGGTAGTCCAGCGCCACCACCGGGTCACCCACCAGCCCCTCCAGCACACCAGACAGAGGATCATGCACCCGAACCCACCACCACCCACCAGCACCCACACCACCACCAGCCAGCACCACCACCAGCACCACCACAACCAACCCACCACGACGCACCACACCAGCAGCACGCGCCAGACCCCTCTGCACACCACCACGACCACACACGAGAACAGCCCCCCTAGCCCTTAGCCCTTGTCGATCCTGACACCGGGGTCACCGCCCGCACCGTCCTCGGCCAGCACCAACTCGGACGCATTGTCGGCTCCCTTGCTTGCTCTGGTTCTGACAGTACCCAGGACGTCGTCGTGGTCTTGCCTGGCCACCTCGCTGGAGGTAGCCCACTCACGCACCGCCGAGACCACGTCGTCACTGGGAGCAGCAGGCAGGTCAACCACCGGGCCACCCCCCGAGCCCGGCTCCCGGTACCACGGGTACGGCTCACCAGTCGCCGGGTCCACGAAGTGCTCCGGGGCCAGAACACCCTCCGGCAGGAACCCCCCGTTCGCCGCCTCCGCACAGGCATACGCCTCCCACAGGCTACGACTACCAGCAGCGGGGTTGTCCAGCACCTCCACCGTCTCCGGAGCCAGGGCCTTCACCACCACCGGCCTGGCCAGGGTGGTCCCCAGGCTCCACACCAAGGGCGCAGCAGGCCCCGAGGTCACCGCGCCCACCCCCGCACCAGCCACCGTGGTAAACACCGACACCGCCGTACCCGCCGCCTCCCGCGCCCCAGCCGCATCAGAGGCAGCCTGGGCCTCCAGGTCCGCGACACGCTCCGACCCCACAGCCTCCAAGTAGGCCTGCGCCGCCGCAGCAGCCTCGTACTTGTTGTACAGCTCCTCGGGGGTGGAGGCCTCCACGCCCAGGGCCTGGTTGGCCATGGCCGCCGCCATGGTCACAGCCGCGTCCTCGTTGTCAACCACCCGGTACATCAGACTGGTCACCACGCTCTTCGCCTCAGCAGAACCACCCTCAAGCCCCAGCCCCGCAGGACTCTGATCGTTGGCGACCTGGACGGCCTCCTGGGCACTGTTGGCCACCAGCAGGGAGAGGTTCTCCTTCATCACCTCGGTGTAGTCCTCCAGGGACACCTCGTTGACCGCCATCTCCAT includes the following:
- a CDS encoding methyltransferase domain-containing protein, which gives rise to MVRHQPSLCVLHDEGRCGSCPHLDTPPGDQLEAKQARVAALLKDYVPAGAWQPPCPSSPTHFRNKAKMVVAGTSRHPTLGILDAVGRGTDLRSCPLHVPAVRDALPVLADLVTGTGIAPYDVPGRRGELKHVLVTASPDEDLMVRFVLRSSRHVSDLRDALPDLRRRLPQLAVASVNIQPVHQAVIEGPDEIVLTEEDRLLMRLRLPPPGATAAQARPSGSDAPGGQARPHELLLHLPPRSFFQTNTAVAQTLYATARDWAEDIGPGGAAGQPPARVQDLFCGVGGFALALAGPGRRVQGVEVSEAAVSGARDSARLMRLDPGTVRFDSGDARALDLLEGPAAEGEGSHLLVVNPPRRGLGPDLARRIEACGVPRVLYSSCSPASLAADLGQMPSLRVRRARLFDMFPHTDHAEVLVELARTQASPGSCPSPAQAPSIRAQAPSSARAARTSSRRASTRSSW
- a CDS encoding HigA family addiction module antitoxin; translated protein: MTQRPNYVVPTGDFVEEWMEDQGVSAAELSRRLGVSRRHVSRILHGEVPLSREMALRLEEVTGVPARIWNLHETGYRERWLAARPGGHPEGR
- a CDS encoding TetR/AcrR family transcriptional regulator; its protein translation is MSSPDTPPGEAGPSRRRGPGRPKAGSEDKRERILTEAVTLFGSRGYAGTSLADVAAAADISKAGVLHHFSSKEELFTRVLERRDQRDVADFLAQAEGSADPWHQLERYIDLLHRSAQSRELAAIYTATSVSVLDASHPAHAWMAAHLGSAVGLFEACFEAGKQAGTVDPQMPSRLVARTLVALSDGLQLQWLCSTTPGSAATDVLETTVVDELRLYANSLRARWAR
- a CDS encoding DUF6571 family protein encodes the protein MALGRGAGEALGLDGGVGEQQGVVASVVYRVVEDRDAVVTVASGLASQAARGGSAEGLEGVYYRVGAVRSFLGAVGSVRGAELEAGGAGEEEMEEFWGVQYLGRAVFTTVVGGRSGGAGAEVAAPLVVQEGAVLGGPVRVGGLPGATVADLEGPTAGSRSLLEAYAYAEAANGGLVPQEALAPENFVDPANDEPYPWYHEPGSGQGPVVDLPAAPSDDVVSAVREWGHSDDVADLDEDDILDNLSNAVYEGRSIASELVLGADGEPGGDPGDITINKD
- a CDS encoding DUF6571 family protein, which codes for MQRGLARAAGVVRRGGLVVVVLVVVLAGGGVGAGGWWWVRVHDPLSGVLEGLVGDPVVALDYLAPEGPAQEAGAGASAGAEEATSAASAATGGASAGADGEAGAGGGVWVASGAAVERWDGLSSRGWGSEGLEALAGVGAVVSSLRGDADPVVRARALWVSGRVMGLFGGVPVGRFSGRSGARWLWWWPTVRRRWWVWPWGGVLVRRWGWTVVWVSSRVWWRLWCTGWWRTVTRW
- a CDS encoding DUF6571 family protein, giving the protein MAEDGRTVEQVLAEMAKHQDVPTYGASFVSTFGVEGFLGLPGRVESYHTVYEGAGGGTQNMANAVVDREAAAQGVGVLGHVLAASTQPGVEVREQGEVVDMAAAVYSGVHQEGQQGRMSGLNALLAAEGAVYGTDFLVDLAGRLEGDDYDGAVPAEVSQHKGYEGLYTGGSLDPLYGVLSAMGSNPQAALGYLVPDGEPDDKGRWVPGEGSQERWELLGSREWDPEVGLDGLTAAQAAASSLRGGADAATAGAATWATARSMEMAVNEVSLEDYTEVMKENLSLLVANSAQEAVQVANDQSPAGLGLEGGSAEAKSVVTSLMYRVVDNEDAAVTMAAAMANQALGVEASTPEELYNKYEAAAAAQAYLEAVGSERVADLEAQAASDAAGAREAAGTAVSVFTTVAGAGVGAVTSGPAAPLVWSLGTTLARPVVVKALAPETVEVLDNPAAGSRSLWEAYACAEAANGGFLPEGVLAPEHFVDPATGEPYPWYREPGSGGGPVVDLPAAPSDDVVSAVREWATSSEVARQDHDDVLGTVRTRASKGADNASELVLAEDGAGGDPGVRIDKG